A genomic window from bacterium includes:
- a CDS encoding aldo/keto reductase — MNRRNFIRSSATLLLASGCSSQRVQLTVPPVRLGHTGLIVSKLAFGTGTAGWEGHSDQTKIGRQAFIRLMQQLYERGITFIDAADIYGSHHLIKEALKIIPREKVVIMSKIWTTPVDWIPAASPAQTLDRFRRELGVDVIDLVLLHCTSDGQWPETLSAMREELHSAKMKGIVKAVGVSCHHLEALKTAAQDPWTEVMLARINHKGIRMDGRPEEVMPVLQQAHENGKAILGMKIYGCGAIKQEEECEASLRWVIESGNVDSITIGVTTLAHAEQNILRVNRYCRAV; from the coding sequence ATGAATCGTCGAAACTTTATACGCTCCTCCGCCACCCTGTTGTTGGCGTCCGGTTGCAGCTCCCAGCGCGTCCAACTGACCGTTCCTCCGGTCAGGCTGGGCCACACCGGATTGATCGTCTCCAAATTGGCGTTCGGCACCGGCACTGCCGGCTGGGAAGGCCATTCGGACCAGACGAAAATAGGCCGGCAGGCGTTTATCCGCCTGATGCAGCAGCTGTATGAACGCGGCATTACTTTTATCGATGCGGCGGACATCTATGGATCCCACCATTTGATCAAAGAGGCGCTGAAGATCATTCCTCGGGAAAAAGTGGTGATCATGAGCAAGATCTGGACCACGCCTGTGGATTGGATCCCAGCCGCCTCACCCGCGCAAACGCTGGACCGGTTCCGCCGCGAACTGGGCGTCGACGTGATCGACCTGGTGCTGCTCCATTGCACGTCAGACGGTCAGTGGCCGGAAACGCTCAGCGCAATGCGAGAAGAACTGCACTCCGCTAAGATGAAAGGGATCGTCAAAGCGGTGGGCGTGTCCTGTCACCATCTGGAAGCTTTGAAAACGGCAGCCCAGGATCCCTGGACAGAGGTTATGCTGGCGCGCATCAATCACAAGGGCATTCGCATGGATGGCCGGCCTGAGGAGGTCATGCCGGTGCTGCAGCAGGCGCATGAGAACGGCAAAGCCATTCTCGGCATGAAGATTTACGGTTGCGGTGCGATAAAACAGGAGGAAGAGTGCGAAGCTTCACTTCGCTGGGTGATTGAAAGCGGCAACGTGGACAGCATCACCATCGGCGTGACCACGCTGGCGCACGCGGAACAGAACATCCTTCGCGTCAACCGCTAC